The genomic window ATCTGGAATCCACCCCATGCATAAAGCTCCGATTATAAGCACGATTACTTGTGGGAAAAAGTGCACAAAAGCAACTCGTAGCGATGCAAGTGGGAATAGTTCTCTAGGAAGATAGATTTTTTGTATTAAGCCAGCATTAGAAAGTATTGATCTTGTGCAATTAGAGAATGCTTCTACAAAAAAGTTTGTTACTATAATTCCACTAAAAAGGTACAGTGGGTAGGCTTGAATTCCGCCTCCGCGGCCAAGTCCTAAGAAAATTCCCATTGCAACGTAGAACACTACAAATTGCGTTATTGGCTTTACGTACGTCCAAGCCATACCGAGCCACGAACCGCGATATCTTATTCGTACTTCTTTTTTTACAAGTAAGTCAAGCAAATAAAGGTACCTTGGAATGTCTATCAAACCTTTGCTTCTACCAGGGTGATAGATGGCGTCAGACTTTGTTGTCATCGCTGCCTTTCTTGCAAAATTTGCAGTGTGTATGCACATATAACTTTGTTAAGTTTACATTTGGGGATTGATTTGATTCAATATTTGGCTAAATATTTGGTTAAATTATGCGCAGTATTGTGAGCAGTATTATGCGAGATATTATGTTCATCATTATATGTAATAATTTTAGCTTTTAGATTAGTTGTTAATGTGATTATTTTGTGATTATTTTGTGATTTTTATGTGATTATATTGTTCTATTTATTTTGGCATGTTTGAAAGTTTTTATACGCTGCTAAACTGAAAAATTATGAGTAAGCGAATTCTTGTTACTGGTGCTGGTGGGTATATTGGTCGTCACGTTGTTAAAGCTCTTTTAGATGCAGGTGCTAGCGTAATTGCTTCCGACTTGCGTTTAGATGGTGTTGATGAGCGCGCAACGCGTATTGAAGCGAATATTTTTAGCGATGATGCTGATTTGTTTGCAAAGCTTGGGTCTCCAGACGTTTGCTTGCACATGGCTTGGCGCAACGGTTTTAAGCATGCTGCAGACACGCATATGGAAGATTTATCGAACCATTACCGCTTTATTCGTATTATGCTTCAAGGTGGCTTAAAGCAGATTGCTGTTATGGGTTCTATGCACGAAGTTGGCTACTGGGAGGGTGCTATTGACGAGAACACGCCTTGCAAGCCAGCTTCTATGTATGGCATTTCTAAGAATGCTTTGCGCGAAGCTACTTTGCTTTTAGGTAAAGAGTATGATGCAACTGTTCAATGGATTCGCGCATACTACATTGTTGGCGACGACGCTCGTGGAAACTCTATTTTCTCTAAGCTTCTTCAAGCTGCTCAAGAAGGAAAGAAGACTTTTCCGTTTACTACTGGCAAAAACAAATACGACTTTATTAATGTAGACGTGTTAGCTAAGCAAATTGCTGCAACCGTTTTACAAGATAAAGTAAATGGCGTAATTAATTGCTGCACGGGGGAGCCTGTTTCGCTTGCAGACCGCGTTGAACGTTACATTCGCGAGAATAATCTTGATATTTCGCTTGAGTATGGCGCATTCCCAGATAGGCCTTACGATTCTCCAGCAGTTTGGGGAGATAATAGCAAAATCCAAAAGATTATGAGTGATTTTCTAAAATAGTTATTGCAAATCGTAACTTTTCTGGATTTTTAATGCTAAATTATGGTTTTTAGAAAGGATTAACATTGCGTGAAACATTGCAAAACAGCAAGTGCCCATGCATATATTTTGTTCTTCCTTGCTACAACGAGGAGCCTGTTCTTTCGCAGACTTCTAGTATTATTTTAAGCAAAGTTACTTTTCTTATTGAAAATAAGATTATTTCGGATTATAGCCGTATTCTTTTTGTGGATGATGGTTCTAGAGATTCGACTTGGAATATTATTTGCGATTTACACCAGTCGAATCCTTCGCTTTTTGGCGGTGTAAAGCTTGCGCATAATCGTGGTCATCAAAATGCTTTGCTTGCTGGCTTAACTACAGCATATAAATCGGGTTGCGATGCTGCAATTTCCATGGACGCCGATTTGCAAGACGATGTTGATGTTGTTGATCAATTTATTGCAAAATATGTGGAAGGCTACGAGGTTGTGTATGGCGTTCGCTCGTCTAGAGAAACAGACACGTGGTTTAAGCGCAACACTGCATTAGCTTTTTACAGTGTTTTCAGATGGATGGGCGCAGAAACAGTTCCGAATCATGCCGATTATAGACTTATGGGCAAGAGTGCGTTGAAGGCTCTTTTGGAATATAAAGAAGTTAATCTTTTCTTGCGTGGTATAGTGCCATCTATTGGCTTTAACTCAACAAAAGTTGAGTATGTGCGTGGTAAGCGCAAAGCTGGTGTGTCTAAGTATCCGCTTAAAAAGATGATTTCGTTTGCTATAGATGGCATTACATCTTTTTCTACTAAGCCTTTGAGTTTTGTAACATTTGCAGGATTCGCGTCTATTTTAGTTTCACTATGCGTATTTGTTTATGTAATAGCTTCTGTTGTGCAAGGAAAAGCAGTTGCTGGCTGGGGCTCTGTTATGTTCTCAATGTGGTTTATTGGTGGATTGATTATGCTTTCAATCGGCATTGTGGGCGAATATATTGGAAAGATTTACATGGAATCTAAGCATCGCCCACGTTACGAGATTGAAACTACTATTTAGATATTTATATATTTAGGTATCTAAATTCTTAACTACTATTTAGTGCTTATTTTGCATTGGTTCAGAGAATTTTACGACTATATACTTGTTATCTAAAACAGTAGTGCATTTATCCGAAGGCCAAGAAGGCAGATTTTGTGCGGCCTTTTCTGCGTTTATATAAACGGATTCTAATACAGGATTTTTCATTTTAAATCCAGTAGTTGAGCGTATAAAACCAGCTTTTACCCATGTGCCGTGAAGAGTTGAGAATCCAATCTCAAACATTGATCGTCCAATAAGTTCAAGATGATTTGACTTAAATTCACTAGGATTGTGGTCTGCTATGTGATTGCCAACAAATATTACTTTAAGTGGTTTTTTATGATTTGCTTGTAGTACTTCTATTCTTCTAGCAACATCTTGAGCAATGTAATAGTCTCGGTTGTAAGTCATGTATTCCGTGTAATACAAGCGGTTTACTGTAAACGACTGACTTAATCCAATAATTGCAAGAAGAACGCACGCAATAATCGTTGTTAAAGTCTTTTTGCTAAATTGCATAATGTAATGCAACAAATACATGCATGAAAAAGCGCCAGCAAGCGGGTATGTTAGTTCCGTTCTAGCCGTGCCTGCTGTGCCGAGTATTACGCTCATCATCATAGGGCTTGCAACTATAGCAATAGCAAAAATAATAGTAAAAGCGTTAAGCTCTTTACGAATCACTTGAACAATAGTTAATAACACTAAAGCGATTAATGCAATTGTTATAAATACGCTATGGAATATTGTTCTTCCTAGGTACATGTTTTTTGCATGCAAAAATATAGTATGAATAATTTTTGTTATAGGGTCTTTACCCCAACGCATTTGTTCTTTAATGTACGGATCCGTGAAGGTGTGGTTGGTAGCGATAACAATTTTATTCAAAATCACATAGCATGCATAGCTTGCTATAAACACGCAAATATACGTAAAAATGTAGCTTACTATGTTCTTAAATTTGCACGCATAGTCGCCCTTAATTATTAGTGCAATCATGACTGTTCCGGCAACAAAAACAGTAGTCATTGCTAAGTAGAGAGTAAAACCAAAAATTGCAAAAATAAGTGCCATTAATGCGTATGCTAAAAGAGTCTTAAGTTCTTTACGATTTTGGTACGCATTATGCGCGCACATAAGCGATATGCTAACAAACATTAGCGCACAAGCTACGTCATCTCCCATAAGCAAGAATCCAAGCATTTCTGCAAGAATAGGAGCGCTT from Gardnerella vaginalis ATCC 14018 = JCM 11026 includes these protein-coding regions:
- a CDS encoding glucosyltransferase domain-containing protein, which codes for MNQADSSCIKELNTNQLQDSATLAKCGKKSNSTSTTRAIIEKTYSFKDFIDFCKSNVAELAISAIFLIIAYGQKAFSNTFSIDTEEIISRSKALYNSWIRLERFGLLAFKYVTGRYWYNNSLAGILMILALFASATTWAYLFSKAHNLGAKFHPALFMIPFISAPILAEMLGFLLMGDDVACALMFVSISLMCAHNAYQNRKELKTLLAYALMALIFAIFGFTLYLAMTTVFVAGTVMIALIIKGDYACKFKNIVSYIFTYICVFIASYACYVILNKIVIATNHTFTDPYIKEQMRWGKDPITKIIHTIFLHAKNMYLGRTIFHSVFITIALIALVLLTIVQVIRKELNAFTIIFAIAIVASPMMMSVILGTAGTARTELTYPLAGAFSCMYLLHYIMQFSKKTLTTIIACVLLAIIGLSQSFTVNRLYYTEYMTYNRDYYIAQDVARRIEVLQANHKKPLKVIFVGNHIADHNPSEFKSNHLELIGRSMFEIGFSTLHGTWVKAGFIRSTTGFKMKNPVLESVYINAEKAAQNLPSWPSDKCTTVLDNKYIVVKFSEPMQNKH
- a CDS encoding ABC transporter permease produces the protein MTTKSDAIYHPGRSKGLIDIPRYLYLLDLLVKKEVRIRYRGSWLGMAWTYVKPITQFVVFYVAMGIFLGLGRGGGIQAYPLYLFSGIIVTNFFVEAFSNCTRSILSNAGLIQKIYLPRELFPLASLRVAFVHFFPQVIVLIIGALCMGWIPDFAGVIVAIIGFISVCTFAFGLGLFFGAINVFYRDAENITDLVAMVAVWLAPCFYTWQMVAAHAPRWVLEMYYANPIAISVEAFHRGFWLNATDRTFQFAGAWSLRLCESLVVAFAVLLIGEVTFRHLEGKFAQEI
- a CDS encoding NAD-dependent epimerase/dehydratase family protein, which encodes MSKRILVTGAGGYIGRHVVKALLDAGASVIASDLRLDGVDERATRIEANIFSDDADLFAKLGSPDVCLHMAWRNGFKHAADTHMEDLSNHYRFIRIMLQGGLKQIAVMGSMHEVGYWEGAIDENTPCKPASMYGISKNALREATLLLGKEYDATVQWIRAYYIVGDDARGNSIFSKLLQAAQEGKKTFPFTTGKNKYDFINVDVLAKQIAATVLQDKVNGVINCCTGEPVSLADRVERYIRENNLDISLEYGAFPDRPYDSPAVWGDNSKIQKIMSDFLK
- a CDS encoding glycosyltransferase → MRETLQNSKCPCIYFVLPCYNEEPVLSQTSSIILSKVTFLIENKIISDYSRILFVDDGSRDSTWNIICDLHQSNPSLFGGVKLAHNRGHQNALLAGLTTAYKSGCDAAISMDADLQDDVDVVDQFIAKYVEGYEVVYGVRSSRETDTWFKRNTALAFYSVFRWMGAETVPNHADYRLMGKSALKALLEYKEVNLFLRGIVPSIGFNSTKVEYVRGKRKAGVSKYPLKKMISFAIDGITSFSTKPLSFVTFAGFASILVSLCVFVYVIASVVQGKAVAGWGSVMFSMWFIGGLIMLSIGIVGEYIGKIYMESKHRPRYEIETTI